TTCCGGCTATCAGTATAACAAAAAGATACTTTTTCATAATTTTTTACTTTCTACAAATATAAGGTTTTAGAATTGTTCGCGAAATAAATAATCATAAAATTATCTCTTTTGAATAATTTTTAAACTGTGATAATGCTTGATTGTTATATAAAAAATCGTAACTTTATTGAAAATTTAAATTATGAAATGTGCCATATTCAAAAAATAATACAATTCCCGAAAATGGTGTTTAACTTTTAAAAAATTAATAACAAAAAAATGTAAAGACATGAAAAAAATTCTTCTGATTTCGACAATTTCAATATTAATTATCAGCTCTGCTACAGCACAAAACTATCCGAAAGCCAGATATTTAAATGTGCAAAATGATAAGAATATTATTATTCATACCAATCCTGAATTTTGCTTAAGTTGCAGTGATAATAATTTTATTGTTGACGGTAACGAATCCATGGGATATATTGAATTATATTTCTCAGGAATTAATTCATACAGCCAAGCCCAAACGATAGAATTAATAATGAATGTTTCGGATGAAAAATGGGCAGAATCCGGAGAAGGGTTTGGCGTATTTTTCAATGATGAGAAAATTGGTAATATAGACAATATAAGCAGAAATTCTTGTTTTGTTGTAAATCTGAACGCTTTAAAAATTACCGGAAAAAAGAATATTAAACTTGTTTTGAAAGCAAACGGAAACGACGGATTATACCTATTGTCAAAAAAATCAGGATTTGGTGCTGTCTTAAAATTACAATATTGAGTCCTCACCGAAAAGTTTATTAAATGAAGGTGCTGCTAAGACACCTCTGTTCCGACAAAGCTGATTTAAGCAGAAATCAACAGGAGGATATTTTAAAAATATGCTGTCAAATTCGCAGAAAATAACTGAATTAATTAAAACATCTTTTTTAACCGGCAGAATGAAACTAAACTATCTGCAAACTTATCAAACAAGAATTAATAAACTTACACGAGAATAATATGACACCTCTAAAATCCAAACTTACTGTAAAGCATTTAAAACCAGAGAAGAGTAAGTTTTTAGTGTATCCGGTTGTATATAGGTTCTAATTCTGTTTTTATCTTTATTAAAACTTTTTCAAATGAAAGACTATCAATTCCCTTTACTTTACGTTTAAAAGCATCCCATTGTTTTAATTTATCTTTATTTGTGTAAAATGTATTATTGAATATACTGTGATTTTCGGTATATATTGTATTTCGTGTTTTGAAAGTAATTTTAATTGTATTTTCAAGTTCATCTTTGTCAATTTTATGATTTATCAGCAAAGTATAGATGTCATAAAAATCCTTCATTCTGCTGTTAGCTTCTGAAAGTTGTATCATTGCTTCGAATTTCTCTGAAATTGCTGAATAAATGGAATATACTTGTATTATAGGCTGTTCCATGTCAAGTATTACTGGAAAACTTACAATTAAAGGTTTTGGATAAACTTTATCTCCAAAACCAATATCTATCTGAATACGTTGTTTTATTGTATCTAATTTTCCTGTTAAATTTATTCTGATTCCGCTGTAATTTGCTCTTTTTCCAATTTCTGTAACTATTATATTTTGAGAATCAAAAGTAACAGCATCTTTTTTGTATTCTATTTTGCAAATTTCAGAAAAAATGCACTTTATATAATTTTGCTCATTATCTGTATTAATTGCAAGAAAATCTATATCAATAGTCGGACGACTTTTCTTTTTGTCTAATAAGTAGAGCAAAACTCCGCCTTTTAAACAAAAATTATTTTTAAATTCAGAAAGTGACAACCTATAAAGTAGTCTTTCTTGAAAATAACGAATAATCATCAGTTGATAACTAATATTTTCTTCTTTGGAGATATGTAAAAGCTTTGCTTTTATTGATTTTGCGATGTTTTCTTTCACAACAGAACGTCTAAATAATTTTTCAATATTTTTTCAACTCTTAAAATTTTTGAATATTTAATTAATAAATCTAAATTTCGATTTTTGCGTTTTAAATATTCTGTCAATATTTCATTTAATATGTCTTTTCCTATTTTATTTCTGAATTTCACAGCATCACATACGGACTTTTCAATATCGTATATTAAAATATTAAAATTGTCAAAATTTATGTTTTTTACACCTGTGTTAAGTGTATTATTATCCCAATAGTATAACTTTATCGGCGGATAATCAGGTAATTTTACTTTTGATTTTTTTTTAATTGCAACATGAAATTCATGAGGCAAATAAGTTGTTAATTCATAGTAATTCCATGCCGAAAAAAGACAAATTATTCCGTTTGGAACAAGACTTTTAATTTCTAAATATTCATTTGTTTGATAATCTGTCAGTTTATAAATTCCATGCTTCAACTTTTCTACTTCACCTGTTTCTACAAGTTTTAACAAATGGTATTTATTAATTCCTTGCTCGGTAATTTCTTTAAGTTTAACAATACCGCCTTTTTGTTTAAAAGTTCTTAATATTTTATTTTTATTTGTCAATTGTTGTCTTTTTGTACGGACATTAAAATTATTAGCCGTAAAATTAGTTAATTAATGCAAAAGTTCAAAATTTAGATAATTAATTAAATTGTAACTTAAAAAAATATAATGAGATTGAGAAACTTTATACTTATAACATTAAAGATACTTGTCCAAACGAGTTCATTTTATTTATGTATATGTAATTTTTAAATACATTAAATGCTCTTTCCCGAAATTCTTTGCGTAAATTTATTTTTACAGTTAAAGGCTCTAAAAATGGCTGAATAGTGTCGATAATTTTCATTATTCTATCTATATACCCTTCTAAATCATAGTCAATCATACGTCCAAATTCATTTAGATGACTTTTTCCTTGTTCAAAAAAAGCATCCCAAAAAACTTGTTTCGTAAGTTCTTTACCATTTAAATAATTAAAAAGAAATTCAATCTCATCAAAAAAGTCTTTTTTGCTAACTAAAAGCATATTTTCAACATTACGAATACCATCATTATCTCTTTAACATTCTCCGTGAACTTGATCTTTTATTATTTCATTTATTTTAACAATTACCTCAATTGGCTGATCATTAAGATTATATACACATGTTGCATATTCTATATCTGCAATTTTTTTTATTCTAATTTTCATAATTATACTTTAAGTAAATTATTATTCTTAAAAATAAGAGTAATATCTTTTGTTTATATTTTTTAAAATTAGTAGTGCTTTATGGATATTGACCTATAGAACCTAATAAATTCATTTCATGCAATTTCTGTGTTTCTGTCTGAAATTCAGCCATAGGCAATATTTGCAAATTTCCATCTTCTTTTATGTATGCAGCTATGGGACTTGAATTATTATATTTATCATCTAAAAAGAATTGAGGGAATCCATCAAAAGTCATAATTAATTCAATTATTAAATCTGTATTGATAAACTGTTTTTTCTTTAAATCATCTAAATCTTTTTCAAACTCACTAAGAATATAAATGTTAATTTTTTCATCAAAAAAACCGATGGCTTTGAAGCGATTTCCCATAAATGTTGATATTAAAATTTCGAGATTGATTGTATTGTTATCTGTCAGAAATAAACGAAAATTCATGTCAAATATATCAATAGGGATACGTTTTTTCTTTGAAGTAAATTGTTCCTTTACTATAATTAATGTATCCTTTGAATAAATCAAAGGAATTTCATCCAACAAACTCTAAAATTAGAAAAAATATATAACTTATTATAAAAATAGAAAAACAATATCCAAGGTTCGGACGAAACTCCCGCCTCGTTCGTAATACCGGCACCTTTAAAATATGGTTTATATCTTATATATTATATATTTTCTACATTATGTTGTTTTGTAAATTCAAAAAAAACATTAGTTTTGGTGTTAAATAACATAATTATAATTAATATTCTAATAATAATTATCTCAAAGGAAATTCCGGAAACATAAAATGCCGTGGCAAATTTGCAAAAGACCTTTTA
Above is a genomic segment from Bacteroidales bacterium containing:
- a CDS encoding nucleotidyl transferase AbiEii/AbiGii toxin family protein, giving the protein MKENIAKSIKAKLLHISKEENISYQLMIIRYFQERLLYRLSLSEFKNNFCLKGGVLLYLLDKKKSRPTIDIDFLAINTDNEQNYIKCIFSEICKIEYKKDAVTFDSQNIIVTEIGKRANYSGIRINLTGKLDTIKQRIQIDIGFGDKVYPKPLIVSFPVILDMEQPIIQVYSIYSAISEKFEAMIQLSEANSRMKDFYDIYTLLINHKIDKDELENTIKITFKTRNTIYTENHSIFNNTFYTNKDKLKQWDAFKRKVKGIDSLSFEKVLIKIKTELEPIYNRIH
- a CDS encoding type IV toxin-antitoxin system AbiEi family antitoxin domain-containing protein, which encodes MTNKNKILRTFKQKGGIVKLKEITEQGINKYHLLKLVETGEVEKLKHGIYKLTDYQTNEYLEIKSLVPNGIICLFSAWNYYELTTYLPHEFHVAIKKKSKVKLPDYPPIKLYYWDNNTLNTGVKNINFDNFNILIYDIEKSVCDAVKFRNKIGKDILNEILTEYLKRKNRNLDLLIKYSKILRVEKILKNYLDVLL